One Solirubrobacter pauli DNA segment encodes these proteins:
- a CDS encoding MFS transporter codes for MHARSLAAASLGFFLVVLDSTVVNVALPALGADLGGRLDGLQWAVDAYLVAFAALLLSAGALADRFGARRCFAAGLGAFAAASLLCGVAPSLPVLLAARVAQGVAAALLLPASLALVRQTYEDPTRRTRAIGTFIALGGVAAALGPVVGGVLTDAVGWRAIFLVNVPAGLLALGLLRAVAPSVPRPAALDVPGQLAAVVAVAALVFGTIEGGRRGFGHALPVAGLALAALATAAFFARERRAPAPLLPLDLLADPRVHSPAFTGLVVNVSMYGLMFVLGLLFQRTFGLRPAAAGLAMLPMTGLVAVANVASGRLTARYGPRRPLLGGHAVAAAALLPLLVVDADTPLALIALLLVPIGVGGAVMIPAMTTALLDAVPAERAGLAAGLLNASRQLGGALGVAAFGALMHDDIVAGLHAAAAISAVLLVASAGLTVKSARCAADDRGCPLSPTPVPLPSRL; via the coding sequence ATGCACGCTCGTTCCCTCGCCGCCGCTTCGCTCGGCTTCTTCCTCGTCGTCCTCGACTCCACCGTCGTCAACGTCGCGCTGCCCGCGCTGGGCGCCGATCTCGGCGGCCGCCTCGACGGCCTGCAGTGGGCCGTCGACGCGTACCTCGTCGCGTTCGCGGCGCTGCTGCTCTCGGCCGGCGCGCTGGCGGACCGGTTCGGCGCCCGCCGGTGCTTCGCCGCCGGGCTCGGCGCGTTCGCGGCCGCCTCGCTGCTGTGCGGCGTCGCGCCGTCGCTGCCCGTGCTGCTGGCGGCGCGCGTCGCGCAGGGCGTGGCCGCGGCGCTGCTCCTGCCCGCGTCGCTCGCGCTCGTCCGCCAGACCTACGAGGACCCCACGCGGCGCACCCGGGCGATCGGCACGTTCATCGCGCTCGGCGGCGTCGCCGCGGCCCTCGGGCCGGTCGTCGGCGGGGTGCTCACCGACGCGGTCGGCTGGCGCGCGATCTTCCTCGTCAACGTCCCCGCCGGACTGCTCGCGCTGGGGCTGCTGCGAGCGGTCGCGCCGTCCGTCCCGCGGCCGGCCGCGCTCGACGTGCCCGGCCAGCTCGCCGCCGTGGTGGCCGTCGCGGCGCTCGTCTTCGGGACGATCGAGGGCGGCCGCCGCGGCTTCGGCCACGCCCTGCCCGTGGCCGGGCTGGCGCTCGCCGCGCTCGCGACCGCCGCGTTCTTCGCACGTGAGCGCCGCGCGCCCGCGCCGCTGCTCCCGCTCGACCTGCTGGCCGACCCGCGCGTGCACAGCCCGGCCTTCACCGGCCTGGTGGTCAACGTCTCGATGTACGGGCTGATGTTCGTGCTCGGCCTGCTGTTCCAGCGCACGTTCGGCCTGCGCCCGGCGGCCGCCGGGCTGGCGATGCTCCCGATGACGGGCCTGGTCGCGGTCGCCAACGTCGCGTCCGGCCGCCTCACCGCCCGCTACGGCCCGCGCCGTCCGCTGCTCGGCGGCCACGCCGTCGCCGCCGCGGCGCTGCTGCCGCTGCTCGTCGTGGACGCCGACACGCCGCTCGCGCTGATCGCCCTGCTGCTCGTCCCGATCGGCGTCGGCGGCGCCGTGATGATCCCGGCGATGACGACCGCGCTGCTCGACGCCGTGCCGGCCGAGCGCGCCGGCCTCGCGGCGGGCCTGCTCAACGCCAGCCGACAGCTCGGCGGCGCGCTCGGCGTCGCCGCGTTCGGCGCCCTGATGCACGACGACATCGTCGCCGGGCTGCACGCGGCGGCCGCCATCTCCGCGGTGCTCCTGGTCGCTTCGGCTGGACTTACCGTCAAGTCGGCCCGGTGCGCGGCCGATGACCGTGGCTGCCCGCTGTCCCCAACCCCGGTGCCCTTGCCGTCACGTCTATGA
- a CDS encoding methyl-accepting chemotaxis protein, whose translation MLLVLLPLTAVAVTVLTLLAISSATSAEKASRFDQMEEAARAGANDFDAQVRENQALGRSLATLIEGLGPGATRAEVSAVVKRFLDRNPQIIGSYVGFDADKFDGADAAHQGTAGADDKGRFLPYWNRLTGKVVLDPLVDMETSDYWNQPKETGKDSVIEPYLYEGALLTSYTTPVERDGGFVGIGGVDVSLASLDGQIGQKRILDSGYGLLVSQSGIFVAAPDKKLIGTKTLDDLAKSKRNPDLETAAKAIAAGKAGQLETTDPFTGKAIVLSWAPVSTGHWGFLTAVPLDEVLASAHDLRTTLLIAGLLLLIVTAIGIAVFATRFAKPITRLTGAAERLAEGDADVAIERRGQDELARLAGAFEASVAYQREMAAHADRIAQGDLTTDIEPKSDRDVLGIAVRDMRRRLAELVGAVDESSRTLSAASQEMASTSEETGRAVGEIASAVSDVAQGAERQVRSIEQARIATAEVGEATHASARSAEETAAAAADARRIAVEGQRAVADATEAMRQVRTSSDELTVQIRALADKSEQIGGFVETITSIAGQTNLLALNAAIEAARAGEQGKGFAVVAEEVRKLAEECQVAAQTIGSLVHEIQDETGAAVRVVEEGAARTDRGAETVEQARDAFERIGAAVEDMSGRVDSIAAAVEQIAASAQRVHTDIDEVAGVAEESSASSEEVSASTQQTSASAQEIAASAQQLAGTAVSLQQLVSKFKVTA comes from the coding sequence ATGTTGCTGGTCCTGTTGCCGCTCACCGCGGTCGCGGTGACCGTGTTGACCCTGCTGGCGATCTCGAGCGCGACGAGCGCCGAGAAGGCCTCGCGGTTCGACCAGATGGAGGAGGCGGCCCGCGCCGGGGCCAACGACTTCGACGCTCAGGTGCGCGAGAACCAGGCGCTCGGTCGTTCGCTGGCCACGCTCATCGAAGGCCTCGGCCCGGGCGCCACGCGCGCCGAGGTCAGCGCGGTCGTCAAGCGCTTCCTCGACCGCAACCCGCAGATCATCGGCTCCTACGTCGGGTTCGACGCGGACAAGTTCGACGGCGCCGACGCCGCCCACCAGGGCACCGCCGGAGCCGACGACAAGGGCCGCTTCCTCCCGTACTGGAACCGGCTCACCGGCAAGGTCGTGCTCGACCCGCTCGTCGACATGGAGACCAGCGACTACTGGAACCAGCCCAAGGAGACCGGCAAGGACTCGGTGATCGAGCCGTACCTGTACGAGGGCGCCCTGCTCACGAGCTACACGACGCCGGTCGAGCGCGACGGCGGGTTCGTCGGCATCGGCGGCGTCGACGTCTCGTTGGCCTCGCTCGACGGGCAGATCGGCCAGAAGCGCATCCTCGACTCCGGCTACGGCCTGCTGGTCAGCCAGAGCGGGATCTTCGTCGCCGCGCCCGACAAGAAGCTGATCGGGACCAAGACCCTCGACGACCTCGCCAAGAGCAAGCGCAACCCCGACCTCGAGACCGCCGCGAAGGCGATCGCCGCCGGCAAGGCCGGCCAGCTCGAGACCACCGACCCGTTCACCGGCAAGGCGATCGTGCTCAGCTGGGCGCCGGTCTCCACCGGCCACTGGGGCTTCCTGACCGCGGTCCCGCTCGACGAGGTGCTCGCCTCCGCGCACGACCTGCGGACGACGCTGCTGATCGCCGGCCTGCTGCTGCTGATCGTCACGGCGATCGGGATCGCCGTGTTCGCCACCCGCTTCGCGAAGCCGATCACGCGCCTGACCGGCGCCGCCGAGCGGCTCGCCGAGGGGGACGCCGACGTCGCGATCGAACGCCGTGGCCAGGACGAGCTCGCGCGCCTCGCCGGCGCCTTCGAGGCCTCCGTCGCCTACCAGCGCGAGATGGCCGCGCACGCCGACCGGATCGCCCAGGGCGACCTCACCACCGACATCGAGCCCAAGTCCGACCGCGACGTCCTCGGCATCGCCGTCCGCGACATGCGCCGCCGCCTGGCGGAGCTGGTCGGGGCCGTCGACGAGTCCTCGCGCACGCTGAGCGCCGCCTCCCAGGAGATGGCGAGCACGTCGGAGGAGACCGGCCGTGCGGTCGGCGAGATCGCGAGCGCGGTCAGCGACGTCGCTCAGGGCGCTGAGCGCCAGGTCCGCTCGATCGAGCAGGCGCGCATCGCGACGGCCGAGGTCGGCGAGGCGACGCACGCCAGCGCCCGTTCGGCCGAGGAGACCGCGGCCGCGGCCGCCGACGCCCGCCGGATCGCCGTCGAGGGTCAGCGCGCGGTCGCCGACGCCACCGAGGCGATGCGCCAGGTGCGCACGTCGTCGGACGAGCTCACGGTCCAGATCCGCGCGCTCGCCGACAAGAGCGAGCAGATCGGCGGCTTCGTGGAGACGATCACGTCGATCGCCGGCCAGACCAACCTGCTGGCGCTCAACGCGGCGATCGAGGCGGCGCGGGCGGGCGAGCAGGGCAAGGGCTTCGCCGTCGTCGCCGAGGAGGTGCGCAAGCTCGCCGAGGAGTGCCAGGTGGCCGCGCAGACGATCGGCTCGCTCGTGCACGAGATCCAGGACGAGACCGGCGCCGCCGTGCGCGTCGTCGAGGAGGGGGCCGCCCGCACCGATCGCGGCGCGGAGACGGTCGAGCAGGCGCGCGACGCGTTCGAGCGGATCGGCGCCGCCGTGGAGGACATGAGCGGCCGCGTCGACTCGATCGCCGCCGCCGTCGAGCAGATCGCGGCCAGCGCGCAGCGCGTGCACACCGACATCGACGAGGTGGCCGGCGTCGCCGAGGAGTCCAGCGCGTCTTCCGAGGAGGTGTCGGCGTCGACCCAGCAGACGAGCGCCTCGGCGCAGGAGATCGCGGCGTCCGCGCAGCAGCTCGCCGGCACGGCCGTCTCGCTCCAGCAGCTGGTCTCGAAGTTCAAGGTGACCGCATAG
- the ftsH gene encoding ATP-dependent zinc metalloprotease FtsH has protein sequence MPRISFDPLAVLFASLAAVLLLVFLVMLGSTQPSSRGTQVPYTTVQRMATAGSVRFARQLDYDHRILVVDRDGREVWASYPANGALQDQLVNTMRDKNAAVTIDSQSGKQAKRLIVQVLLPILILASLFALFMRISQKSDAGGMGAFSRWAGRRSKLGPGDPQGPSFADVAGAPAAVAELEELCDLLRAPDRYNALGARPPKGALLVGPPGTGKTLLARATAGEAQAAFFSVSGAEFVESLVGVGAARIRDLFAKARDAAPAIVFIDELDAVGRKRGAGVGQGNDEREQTLNQLLVEMDGFDAGGGLIVLAATNRPDILDPALLRPGRFDRQVTVDAPDAEGRAQILSLYLAGRPVAEDVEPAEIARRCSGFTGAELENVVNEAALLTARGGHTAIGMHELDEAIQRVVGGPRNDTHVLSDEELETIAVHEAAHAVVAASLHDGAQVHQLSIVSRGRRLGRATALLLDRDRTVLRRSDLERQLEVAMAGAAAERLAFGEVSTAVNDDLHTATQLARSMVTSFGMSPLGPVTIGEQSAEVFLGASLQELGSVGPGTLERIDAETRVIVEAAEERAAQTLDANWAIVRAIAGDLVEHETLDDAQLAQHLAAVRAAPRNGGHAAP, from the coding sequence TTGCCCCGAATCTCATTCGACCCGCTGGCCGTGCTCTTCGCGAGCCTGGCGGCGGTCCTCCTGCTCGTGTTCCTGGTCATGCTCGGCTCCACGCAGCCGAGCAGCCGGGGCACGCAGGTCCCGTACACGACGGTCCAGCGGATGGCCACGGCGGGCAGCGTCCGCTTCGCGCGCCAGCTGGACTACGACCACCGGATCCTCGTGGTCGACCGCGACGGCCGCGAGGTGTGGGCGAGCTACCCGGCCAACGGGGCGCTGCAGGACCAGCTCGTCAACACGATGCGCGACAAGAACGCGGCGGTCACGATCGACTCGCAGAGCGGCAAGCAGGCCAAGCGGCTGATCGTGCAGGTGCTGCTGCCGATCCTGATCCTGGCGTCGCTGTTCGCGCTCTTCATGCGCATCAGCCAGAAGTCGGACGCGGGCGGGATGGGCGCGTTCAGCCGCTGGGCCGGGCGGCGCTCCAAGCTCGGACCGGGTGACCCGCAGGGGCCGTCGTTCGCCGACGTCGCCGGGGCGCCCGCCGCGGTCGCCGAGCTCGAGGAGCTGTGCGACCTGCTGCGCGCGCCCGACCGCTACAACGCGCTCGGCGCCCGTCCGCCGAAGGGCGCGCTGCTCGTCGGGCCGCCCGGCACAGGCAAGACGCTGCTCGCGCGCGCGACCGCCGGCGAGGCGCAGGCCGCGTTCTTCTCGGTGTCCGGCGCGGAGTTCGTGGAGTCGCTCGTCGGTGTCGGCGCGGCGCGCATCCGCGACCTGTTCGCCAAGGCGCGCGACGCGGCGCCCGCGATCGTCTTCATCGACGAGCTGGACGCCGTCGGCCGCAAGCGCGGGGCGGGCGTCGGCCAGGGCAACGACGAGCGCGAGCAGACGCTCAACCAGCTGCTGGTGGAGATGGACGGCTTCGACGCCGGCGGCGGGCTGATCGTGCTGGCCGCGACGAACCGCCCGGACATCCTGGACCCGGCGCTGCTGCGCCCGGGACGGTTCGACCGCCAGGTCACCGTGGACGCGCCCGACGCCGAGGGCCGCGCCCAGATCCTGTCGCTCTACCTCGCCGGCCGCCCGGTCGCCGAGGACGTCGAGCCGGCCGAGATCGCGCGCCGCTGCTCGGGCTTCACCGGTGCCGAGCTCGAGAACGTCGTCAACGAGGCCGCGCTGCTCACCGCCCGTGGTGGGCACACCGCGATCGGGATGCACGAGCTCGACGAGGCGATCCAGCGCGTGGTCGGCGGGCCGCGCAACGACACGCACGTGCTCAGCGACGAGGAGCTGGAGACGATCGCGGTCCACGAGGCCGCGCACGCCGTCGTCGCCGCCTCGCTCCACGACGGCGCGCAGGTGCACCAGCTCTCGATCGTCTCGCGCGGCCGCCGCCTCGGCCGTGCGACCGCGTTGCTGCTCGACCGCGACCGCACCGTGCTGCGCCGCAGCGACCTGGAGCGCCAGCTCGAGGTCGCGATGGCGGGTGCCGCCGCCGAGCGGCTCGCGTTCGGCGAGGTCTCCACGGCCGTCAACGACGACCTGCACACCGCGACGCAGCTCGCCCGCTCGATGGTGACGTCGTTCGGGATGTCCCCGCTCGGGCCGGTGACGATCGGCGAGCAGAGCGCCGAGGTGTTCCTCGGCGCCTCGCTGCAGGAGCTGGGCAGCGTCGGCCCGGGGACGCTCGAGCGCATCGACGCCGAGACGCGCGTGATCGTCGAGGCCGCCGAGGAGCGCGCCGCGCAGACGCTGGACGCCAACTGGGCCATCGTGCGGGCGATCGCGGGCGATCTCGTCGAGCACGAGACGCTGGACGACGCCCAGCTCGCGCAGCACCTCGCCGCTGTGCGGGCCGCACCGCGCAACGGCGGACACGCGGCGCCGTGA